The proteins below are encoded in one region of Belonocnema kinseyi isolate 2016_QV_RU_SX_M_011 chromosome 5, B_treatae_v1, whole genome shotgun sequence:
- the LOC117173290 gene encoding proteasome subunit alpha type-5: MFLTRSEYDRGVNTFSPEGRLFQVEYAIEAIKLGSTAIGISTSEGVILAVEKRTSSVLMEPTTVEKIVEVDKHIGCAVSGLMADSRTMIDRARVECQNHWFIYNEKMTVESAAQAVSNLAIQFGDSDDDGSAMSRPFGVAILFAGIDEKGPQLFHMDPSGTFVQFDAKAIGSGSEGAQQSLQEVYHKSMTLKEAAKSALTILKQVMEEKLNDTNIEVMSMTPEKLFHMYTRDELQEVIKDIA, translated from the exons ATGTTCCTGACACGTTCCGAGTACGATCGTGGTGTAAACACATTTTCTCCAGAAGGTCGACTCTTCCAAGTCGAATATGCAATTGAAGCCATTAAACTTGGATCGACCGCAATTGGAATCTCAACATCGGAGGGGGTAATTCTAGCCGTGGAAAAGCGCACGTCTTCCGTCCTGATGGAGCCGACAACCGTGGAAAAAATCGTCGAGGTCGACAAACACATCGGCTGTGCCGTTTCCGGATTGATGGCTGATTCCAGGACGATGATCGACAGGGCGCGAGTCGAGTGCCAGAATCACTGGTTCATTTATAATGAGAAGATGACCGTCGAGTCGGCGGCTCAGGCTGTTTccaatttggccattcagttcgGAGACAGTGACGACGATGGCAGTGCCATGTCCCGACCGTTTGGAGTCGCGATTCTTTTCGCCGGTATTGACGAGAAAGGACCTCAACTTTTCCATATGGATCCCTCGGGAACTTTCGTTCAATTCGATGCCAAAGCCATTGGCTCGGGAAGTGAGGGCGCTCAACAATCACTTCAAGAAGTTTATCACAAG TCGATGACATTGAAGGAGGCAGCGAAGTCAGCCCTGACGATATTGAAGCAAGTCATGGAGGAAAAATTGAACGACACAAACATCGAAGTAATGTCAATGACGCCCGAAAAATTATTCCACATGTATACGAGGGATGAGTTACAAGAGGTGATTAAAGACATTGCTTAA